The Schistocerca gregaria isolate iqSchGreg1 chromosome 1, iqSchGreg1.2, whole genome shotgun sequence genome includes a window with the following:
- the LOC126279034 gene encoding uncharacterized protein LOC126279034, which produces MGSPCHLSDSNVRTRYGKPTRSSKKSGAMYSDYYEEQDNPTITLAQRSVSMTALQGGGVVPLQPRMAQLETLEAKMASIEVSLSTTATTTPRRKKVAASSTGSAGGVQLQRASRDVARELEALRNALRDKENVIQSLKGQLCNPGRAGGINFLRGGGSVPLASDCERRAARDRLNRLRQDMDNKRLAIKNLALALERLDVSDNIDARIQQAELEFQLGREELNLLSLLEEARALQTSLEEIDSARNSPENASLFSCVSGADRVTLHAISVDYDVKSPRFGASTRDSAPGLYVEWAAADCGIIKGDRLLEVNGKLVMSGSKSAADLQRLLSVSPAPAQLVVLRTHSHSDADSEHGHQSTCSSQLEVTRERERAEDAERDNVRLSHRISYLEEQVAELRRAATAATSAHPATAHGVRADITAPTEGLLQVFQKGPQVTALVANLPGMASPKNCLPTLRPKSRTQDSHSSKSLDFGGNSDCSSSGGQFHHHNHHHYHRHNKHSLHSARSTNSLDASHTRISASKHLLQPRSRHQLSETHKLRNGHHTSDSYILDGSDTLEQQKHTRHKDPEKSHHHRKSDNGLPTSEHKSTTRNLRSVNETLRDGKICKSYEVRSVKSIDSETELRGSANHNQSDNHDHTDNQSSKSSDYTSESSVIMLRQNGDNSKLGNNSVPRETKPQRPTPPKKPLRLSLQRATSLQSVTLSQSLLPAATQLCSTDTSHLRKLTKRNHRTEDSVTANDRTPSRAESCQSALRWPPSTESIHQNSLLNTSRTSIISTSGNSEKWY; this is translated from the exons ATGGCAAGTATTGAGGTGTCATTGTCAACAACTGCCACAACAACTCCTCGCCGTAAGAAGGTGGCAGCCAGTAGTACAGGCTCTGCAGGCGGTGTACAACTCCAGAGGGCTTCCAGAGATGTGGCTCGTGAGCTGGAGGCACTGCGCAATGCACTGCGGGATAAGGAAAATGTTATACAAAG TCTGAAAGGCCAGCTGTGCAACCCAGGAAGGGCAGGAGGCATAAATTTCTTGCGAGGCGGTGGCTCAGTGCCGCTGGCCAGTGACTGTGAGCGGCGTGCAGCCCGTGATCGTCTCAACAGGCTACGCCAGGACATGGACAACAAGCGACTTGCAATTAAGAATCTGGCTCTGGCACTCGAACGGCTGGATGTCTCAGA TAATATTGATGCGCGAATCCAGCAAGCTGAACTAGAGTTTCAGCTTGGTCGTGAGGAGCTGAATCTACTTAGTCTTCTGGAGGAAGCACGGGCGCTGCAAACTTCATTGGAAGAAATTGACAGTGCACGAAATTCTCCAGAGAATGCATCTTTGTTCAG CTGTGTGAGTGGTGCAGATCGAGTGACACTGCATGCTATCTCTGTGGACTATGATGTGAAGAGCCCACGGTTTGGAGCCAGTACCCGTGACTCTGCCCCAGGACTGTATGTTGAATGGGCTGCTGCGGACTGTGGCATCATCAAGGGTGACAG GTTGCTCGAGGTGAACGGCAAGCTGGTGATGTCTGGCAGCAAATCAGCAGCTGATCTGCAGCGGTTGCTTTCTGTGTCCCCGGCACCCGCACAGTTGGTGGTGCTACGCACTCACAGTCACAGTGATGCAGACAGTGAACACGGGCATCAGAGTACCTGCAGCAGCCAACTGGAAGTGACACGGGAACGGGAGCGGGCCGAAGACGCCGAGCGTGACAATGTGCGCCTCTCACACCGCATCTCGTATCTGGAGGAGCAGGTGGCTGAACTGCGGAGGGCTGCCACTGCCGCGACATCTGCGCATCCTGCCACTGCTCATGGCGTGAGGGCCGACATTACAGCCCCCACTGAGGGCCTGCTGCAG gtgtttcaaaaaggaccacAAGTAACGGCCCTAGTTGCAAACCTGCCAGGCATGGCTAGTCCCAAAAATTGCCTGCCAACACTACGACCGAAGTCAAGGACCCAAGATTCTCATAGCAGCAAATCTCTAGACTTTGGTGGGAATTCAGATTGTTCATCATCGGGGGgacagtttcatcatcataatcatcatcattatcatagacATAATAAACATAGCTTACACAGTGCCCGAAGCACCAACTCACTGGATGCAAGCCATACCAGGATATCTGCCTCAAAACATTTATTACAACCTCGAAGCAGACATCAGCTATCAGAGACCCACAAGTTAAGGAATGGGCATCACACATCAGATTCATATATTTTAGATGGTTCAGATACTTTGGAACAACAGAAGCATACAAGACATAAAGATCCCGAAAAATCCCACCATCATCGGAAAAGTGACAATGGCCTACCTACCTCAGAACATAAAAGCACCACAAGAAACCTTAGAAGTGTGAATGAAACACTCAGAGATGGAAAGATATGCAAATCCTATGAAGTGCGGAGTGTTAAATCCATAGACTCTGAaacagaattgagaggaagtgcaaaTCATAATCAGTCTGATAATCATGATCACACAGATAACCAGAGCAGCAAGTCCTCCGATTACACTTCTGAATCATCTGTAATTATGCTGCGTCAAAATGGAGACAATAGCAAACTCGGAAATAATTCTGTACCTAGAGAAACAAAACCACAAAGGCCGACACCTCCAAAGAAACCACTACGCCTCTCCCTGCAGCGGGCAACTAGTCTGCAGTCTGTTACCTTGTCACAATCTCTGTTACCAGCTGCAACACAATTGTGTTCCACAGATACTTCTCATTTACGGAAACTGACAAAGAGAAACCACAGAACAGAGGATTCAGTAACTGCTAATGACAGAACTCCTTCTAGAGCAGAGTCTTGTCAATCAGCACTAAGGTGGCCACCATCAACTGAAAGTATTCATCAGAATTCTCTACTTAATACATCCCGTACCAGCATTATAAGCACATCTGGAAATTCTGAAAAGTGGTACTAA